One window of the Pseudoxanthomonas sp. CF385 genome contains the following:
- a CDS encoding ABC transporter ATP-binding protein, with the protein MLEMRQVAKVYRTEQVETHALRSLDLHVREGEFVAVTGPSGSGKTTFLNIAGLLETFTGGQFLLDGQDVSHLGDDARSRLRNQKIGFIFQGFNLIPDLNLFDNVDVPLRYRGMPASERKQRIEDALARVGLGSRMKHYPAELSGGQQQRTAIARALAGSPRLLLADEPTGNLDSQMARGVMELLEEINRQGTTIIMVTHDPELAARAQRNVHIVDGMATDLSVEPALIRAAHAAETSASA; encoded by the coding sequence ATGCTTGAGATGCGCCAAGTCGCCAAGGTCTACCGCACCGAACAGGTGGAAACGCATGCGCTGCGTTCCCTCGATCTGCATGTCCGCGAGGGCGAGTTCGTCGCGGTCACCGGTCCGTCGGGTTCCGGCAAGACCACGTTCCTCAACATCGCCGGCCTGTTGGAGACCTTCACCGGCGGGCAGTTCCTGCTCGACGGACAGGACGTCAGCCACTTGGGCGACGACGCCCGCTCGCGCCTGCGCAACCAGAAGATCGGCTTCATCTTCCAGGGCTTCAACCTGATCCCCGACCTCAACCTGTTCGACAACGTCGACGTGCCGCTGCGCTATCGCGGCATGCCCGCGTCCGAGCGCAAGCAGCGCATCGAGGACGCGCTGGCCCGCGTGGGCCTGGGCTCGCGCATGAAGCACTATCCGGCCGAACTGTCGGGCGGCCAGCAGCAGCGCACGGCGATCGCGCGCGCCCTGGCCGGCAGCCCGCGCCTGCTGCTGGCGGACGAACCCACCGGCAACCTGGACTCGCAGATGGCCCGCGGCGTGATGGAACTGCTGGAGGAGATCAACCGTCAGGGCACGACCATCATCATGGTCACGCACGACCCGGAGCTCGCCGCGCGCGCGCAGCGCAACGTGCACATCGTGGACGGCATGGCCACCGACCTGTCGGTGGAGCCCGCGCTGATCCGCGCGGCGCACGCCGCCGAAACCAGCGCCTCCGCCTGA
- a CDS encoding ABC transporter permease: MSPPFLLLGRHHAGTWLIALQLAIGVVLCLQAWQAVTGLHAARAMPDGIDDAGLLLVPWLQMTPGSDPGVADVVRRLRNVPGVQSATAANQAPYGNSAWSMHVWMSARPAERHVVSVFLGDERFAWTLGLATVRGREFLPDEFRDYAGDQTDLHAALGPAIISSALARRLYGDADPLGRTVWTAPGARLHVVGVIDRVPPPASARDTGDLAMLLPVRMVRAGDAQFLVRHTGDADGVASRIRTALAAAYPSMAVADPVGMTSLREASLHAPRMRARWSVGACVAWWFSTLGLLMLGGERWVQAHAQEFSLRRAAGATGRQLARRLRCEYLGLACMAVMAGLTCGGWLLPRVAPDGLVSTPSMGAMLAAAAWATLAVQFAATWPARLARRIPPHLVSRSPSVRL; this comes from the coding sequence ATGTCTCCTCCCTTCCTGCTGCTGGGACGCCACCATGCGGGCACCTGGTTGATCGCGCTGCAACTGGCGATCGGCGTGGTGCTGTGCCTGCAGGCCTGGCAGGCGGTCACCGGTCTGCACGCCGCGCGCGCGATGCCCGACGGCATCGATGACGCGGGACTGCTGCTGGTGCCCTGGCTGCAGATGACACCGGGAAGCGATCCGGGCGTCGCCGATGTCGTCCGCCGCCTGCGCAACGTGCCGGGCGTGCAGTCGGCCACGGCCGCCAATCAGGCGCCCTACGGAAACAGCGCCTGGAGCATGCATGTGTGGATGTCGGCGCGACCCGCGGAGCGGCACGTCGTGTCGGTATTCCTCGGTGACGAGCGGTTCGCCTGGACGCTCGGACTGGCGACGGTGCGGGGTCGGGAGTTCCTTCCCGACGAGTTCCGCGACTATGCCGGCGACCAGACCGATCTGCATGCCGCGCTCGGGCCGGCCATCATCTCGTCGGCCCTGGCCCGACGGCTGTATGGCGATGCGGACCCGCTCGGCCGCACGGTGTGGACGGCACCGGGCGCTCGGCTGCACGTGGTCGGTGTGATCGATCGCGTACCTCCGCCGGCCAGCGCGCGCGACACGGGAGACTTGGCCATGCTGCTGCCGGTGCGGATGGTGCGCGCCGGCGATGCGCAGTTCCTCGTCCGGCACACGGGCGATGCGGATGGCGTGGCGTCGCGGATCCGCACCGCGCTGGCCGCCGCCTATCCGTCCATGGCGGTCGCCGATCCGGTCGGCATGACTTCGCTGCGCGAGGCCTCGCTGCATGCGCCGCGCATGCGCGCACGCTGGTCTGTAGGCGCGTGCGTCGCGTGGTGGTTCTCCACCCTCGGCCTGCTGATGCTCGGCGGCGAGCGTTGGGTGCAGGCGCACGCGCAGGAGTTCAGCCTGCGCCGTGCCGCCGGTGCGACCGGTCGCCAGCTCGCACGCCGCCTGCGCTGCGAATACCTGGGACTGGCATGCATGGCGGTGATGGCGGGCCTGACCTGCGGTGGCTGGTTGCTGCCGCGCGTCGCCCCGGACGGGCTGGTCAGCACGCCGTCGATGGGCGCGATGCTCGCGGCCGCCGCATGGGCGACGCTGGCGGTGCAGTTCGCCGCGACATGGCCCGCACGCCTGGCCCGCCGCATCCCGCCGCACCTCGTCAGCCGCAGCCCTTCGGTTAGGCTATAG
- a CDS encoding efflux RND transporter periplasmic adaptor subunit yields the protein MIRDTSAQDRVLSSTQARPAWRRWVWPAAGGALLLAGIVFAARGWLSGTTSVDGARLRFAEVTRGDLVRDIAADGRVIAANSPTLYAIAGGVVTLKVVAGDKVAKGQPLAEIDSPELRSKLAQEQTTLAGLEAEASRANLDASVTRANAQKALDQAEIERQAAERTLQRYQRGYDGGAVPQVDVMEAQDNLRKAEIALSHARKDAGLQGQGAGLDARNKQLLAERQRAVVAEVQRQVDALTLRAPFDGQVGQVQAVQRSNVAINAPVLSVVDLSVFEVEIKVPESFARDLAIGMPATLTSAGQPYAGEISAVSPEVVNGEVVTRLRFSDKQPPGLRQNQRLSARILMDTRRNVLMVERGPFVEQGGGRYAYVMDGSSAVRRPVQLGVSSLSNVEVLSGLQPGDKVVVSGSDLFGDAERVSVN from the coding sequence ATGATTCGGGACACCTCCGCGCAAGACCGAGTGCTCAGCTCCACCCAGGCCCGCCCCGCCTGGCGCCGTTGGGTATGGCCCGCCGCCGGTGGCGCCCTGCTGCTGGCCGGCATCGTCTTCGCCGCCCGCGGCTGGTTGTCCGGCACCACGTCGGTGGACGGCGCCCGCCTCCGGTTCGCCGAAGTGACCCGCGGCGACCTGGTCCGCGACATCGCCGCCGATGGGCGCGTCATCGCCGCCAACAGCCCCACCTTGTATGCCATCGCAGGTGGCGTGGTCACGCTGAAGGTCGTGGCCGGCGACAAGGTCGCCAAGGGCCAGCCGCTGGCCGAGATCGACAGCCCCGAGCTGCGCAGCAAGCTGGCGCAGGAGCAGACCACCCTGGCCGGCCTGGAAGCCGAGGCCAGCCGCGCCAACCTGGATGCCAGCGTCACCCGCGCCAATGCGCAGAAGGCGCTGGACCAGGCCGAAATCGAACGCCAGGCCGCCGAGCGCACCCTGCAGCGTTACCAGCGCGGCTACGACGGCGGCGCGGTGCCGCAGGTCGACGTGATGGAAGCCCAGGACAACCTGCGCAAGGCCGAGATCGCGTTGTCCCACGCGCGCAAGGACGCGGGCCTGCAGGGCCAGGGCGCCGGCCTGGACGCCCGCAACAAGCAGCTGCTGGCCGAGCGCCAGCGCGCGGTGGTGGCCGAAGTGCAGCGCCAGGTCGATGCACTGACCCTGCGCGCGCCGTTCGACGGCCAGGTCGGCCAGGTGCAGGCCGTGCAGCGCTCCAACGTGGCGATAAACGCACCGGTGCTGAGTGTGGTGGACCTGTCGGTGTTCGAAGTCGAGATCAAGGTGCCCGAGAGCTTCGCGCGCGATCTCGCGATCGGCATGCCGGCCACCCTGACCAGCGCCGGTCAGCCGTACGCCGGCGAGATCTCCGCGGTGTCGCCGGAAGTGGTGAACGGCGAAGTCGTCACCCGCCTGCGCTTCTCCGACAAGCAACCGCCCGGCCTGCGCCAGAACCAGCGCCTGTCCGCCCGCATCCTGATGGATACGCGCCGCAACGTGCTGATGGTGGAGCGCGGCCCGTTCGTCGAGCAGGGCGGCGGTCGGTACGCCTATGTCATGGATGGCAGCTCCGCGGTACGCCGTCCGGTGCAGTTGGGCGTCAGCAGCCTGAGCAACGTCGAAGTGCTCAGCGGCCTGCAGCCCGGCGACAAGGTCGTCGTCTCCGGCAGCGACCTGTTCGGCGATGCCGAGCGCGTCTCGGTCAACTGA
- a CDS encoding HAMP domain-containing sensor histidine kinase, which translates to MIRRSLAGRVLSWLLPLLAVALVLPVALSHWLQDDLLAVLLSALVVLPLAGWAIHRGLRSTRSLFRALAGSVNSYRDGEYNFGIHWQGSDELAELVRSHGALGDVLREQRQTLVQRELLLDTMVQNTPVAMLLVAPGGDGVRRVVFANVAARKLLHSGWKLEGQDYDSLLAASPVEMREALARSGDSLFAIGSEEDDEEEQVYHLARRNFRLNGRPHELLLLRLLTNELRRQEVMTWKKVIRVISHELNNSLAPVASLAHSGAELVRRGKHERLEEVFGTIEDRARHLEGFIRGYARFAKLPQPQLHTVHWRAFLEGLQRQIGFELAMQEADIDGRIDLAQVEQALLNLLKNAHESGTTADGVSVRVTRLPGWVRIEVMDRGTGMNDAVLQNALVPFYSTKRNGTGLGLALTREIVEAHGGRLSLHNRDGGGLCVAIQLPEN; encoded by the coding sequence ATGATCCGCCGCTCGCTCGCCGGCCGCGTATTGTCCTGGCTGCTGCCGTTGCTGGCGGTGGCGCTGGTGCTGCCGGTCGCGCTGTCGCACTGGCTGCAGGACGACCTGCTGGCGGTGCTGCTGTCCGCGCTGGTCGTGCTGCCGCTGGCGGGCTGGGCGATCCATCGTGGCCTGCGCAGCACGCGCTCGCTGTTCCGTGCGCTGGCCGGCAGCGTCAACAGCTATCGCGACGGCGAGTACAACTTCGGCATCCATTGGCAGGGCAGCGACGAACTTGCCGAACTCGTCCGTTCGCACGGCGCGCTGGGCGACGTCCTGCGCGAGCAGCGGCAGACCCTGGTGCAGCGTGAACTGCTGCTGGACACGATGGTGCAGAACACCCCGGTGGCCATGCTGCTGGTGGCGCCCGGCGGGGATGGCGTGCGCCGGGTGGTGTTCGCCAACGTCGCCGCGCGCAAGCTGCTGCACAGCGGCTGGAAGCTGGAGGGACAGGACTACGACTCGTTGCTGGCCGCCTCGCCGGTGGAGATGCGCGAAGCGCTCGCGCGCAGCGGCGACAGCCTGTTCGCCATCGGCAGCGAGGAGGACGACGAGGAAGAGCAGGTCTACCATCTCGCACGCCGCAACTTCCGCCTCAACGGCCGCCCGCACGAGTTGCTGCTGCTGCGGCTGCTGACGAACGAACTGCGTCGGCAGGAAGTGATGACGTGGAAGAAGGTCATCCGCGTGATCAGTCACGAACTCAACAACTCGCTGGCACCGGTGGCGTCGCTGGCGCACTCCGGCGCGGAACTGGTCCGCCGCGGCAAGCACGAGCGGCTGGAAGAAGTGTTCGGCACCATCGAGGACCGCGCCCGCCACCTGGAGGGCTTCATCCGCGGATACGCGCGCTTCGCCAAGCTTCCGCAGCCGCAGCTGCATACGGTGCACTGGCGGGCCTTCCTCGAAGGCCTGCAGCGGCAGATCGGGTTCGAACTGGCGATGCAGGAGGCCGACATCGATGGCCGCATCGACCTGGCGCAGGTCGAGCAGGCGCTGCTGAACCTGCTGAAGAACGCGCACGAATCCGGCACGACCGCCGACGGCGTGTCGGTGCGTGTCACCCGCCTGCCCGGCTGGGTCCGTATCGAGGTGATGGACCGCGGCACGGGCATGAACGATGCGGTGCTGCAGAACGCGTTGGTGCCGTTCTATTCGACCAAGCGCAACGGCACCGGCCTGGGCCTGGCGCTGACCCGCGAGATCGTCGAAGCGCACGGCGGACGGCTGTCGCTGCACAACCGCGACGGTGGCGGGCTGTGCGTGGCCATCCAGTTGCCCGAAAACTGA
- a CDS encoding FtsX-like permease family protein, with protein sequence MDIRPILSTLARHKTAAALIVLEVALSCAIICNAVFLITQRLERIDRPTGMTNEEIVRISMGNLGENPEADALVKQDVASLRALPGVKSAGSINHVPFDNSSWNSSIQLAPEQERPSAQANVYLGDAVIETLGLKLAEGRDFTPEEYVNWTDINKQNAKYVMPAVILSRELANKLFPGESAVGKNIYAWNTDNVPHRVVGVVDRLIRTNDNGGPAEAGFTMILPARDLTMGTFVLRTTPERRAEVLKAALATLEKNSARRLVLRDGTFSDIKSDYYRGDRAMAWLLITVIISLLVVTALGIVGLASFWVQQRTKQIGIRRALGATKGQILRYFQTENFLLATLGIVIGMILAYGINQLLMGKYELPRLPLLYLPVGAVLLWLLGQVAVYGPARKAASVPPAVATRTA encoded by the coding sequence ATGGACATCCGCCCCATCCTCTCCACCCTGGCCCGCCACAAGACGGCTGCCGCACTGATCGTGCTGGAAGTGGCGCTGTCGTGCGCCATCATCTGCAACGCCGTGTTCCTGATCACCCAGCGGCTCGAGCGCATCGACCGGCCCACCGGCATGACGAACGAGGAGATCGTGCGCATCAGCATGGGCAACCTCGGCGAGAACCCCGAAGCCGACGCCCTGGTGAAGCAGGATGTCGCCAGCCTGCGCGCACTGCCGGGGGTCAAGTCCGCCGGCAGCATCAACCATGTGCCGTTCGACAATTCGTCCTGGAACAGTTCCATCCAGCTCGCACCCGAGCAGGAACGCCCCAGCGCGCAGGCGAACGTCTATCTGGGCGACGCCGTGATCGAAACCCTCGGGTTGAAGCTGGCCGAAGGCCGGGACTTCACCCCGGAGGAATACGTCAACTGGACCGACATCAACAAGCAGAACGCCAAGTACGTGATGCCGGCGGTGATCCTGAGCCGCGAGCTGGCGAACAAGCTGTTCCCGGGCGAGAGTGCGGTCGGCAAGAACATCTATGCATGGAACACCGACAACGTCCCGCACCGCGTGGTCGGCGTGGTCGACCGTCTGATCCGCACCAACGACAACGGCGGCCCCGCCGAAGCCGGCTTCACGATGATCCTGCCGGCGAGGGACCTCACCATGGGCACCTTCGTCCTGCGGACCACGCCCGAACGGCGCGCGGAAGTCCTGAAGGCCGCGCTCGCGACGCTGGAGAAGAACAGCGCCCGCCGGCTGGTGCTGCGCGATGGCACGTTCAGCGACATCAAGAGCGACTATTACCGCGGTGATCGCGCGATGGCCTGGCTGCTGATCACCGTGATCATCTCGCTGCTGGTCGTCACTGCGCTCGGCATCGTCGGCCTGGCCAGCTTCTGGGTGCAGCAACGCACCAAGCAGATCGGCATCCGCCGTGCGCTGGGCGCCACCAAGGGCCAGATCCTGCGCTACTTCCAGACGGAGAACTTCCTGCTGGCCACGCTGGGCATCGTGATCGGCATGATCCTGGCCTACGGCATCAACCAGCTGCTGATGGGCAAGTACGAACTGCCGCGCCTGCCGCTGCTCTACCTGCCGGTCGGTGCCGTGCTGCTGTGGCTGCTCGGCCAGGTGGCGGTGTACGGTCCGGCGCGCAAGGCCGCCTCGGTGCCGCCCGCGGTCGCCACCCGCACCGCCTGA
- a CDS encoding ABC transporter permease, whose protein sequence is MFGYYFTLALRSFKRNKALTFLMVLAIALGIGASMTTLTVFYVLSGDPIPQKSDKLFYPRIDPRSANGFAPGDEPEDQFTRHDAERMLRDKKGDRQAFMTGGASSIETEDGRIEPFRIDARYTTADFFPMFEVPFRYGNGWSAADDESRARVAVISKALNEKLFGGINSVGRDIKASGATFRVIGVLDEWRPAPKFYDMTQDRFTEVEQLFVPFWTSRTLKMGTQGNMNCWGDSSAEEEGSQGPNAPCSWLQYWVELGTPEKVEAYKQYLKNYSDQQRAAGRFERPANVDLHNVMQWLDKQGAVPGDVRLQVWLAFGFLAVCLLNTVGLLLAKFLGRASQIGVRRALGATRRAIFAQCLVEAGTVGLVGGVLGLALAWLGLWAVRHQPAGYADLAHMDVKMLLATFALAIVASLLAGMLPAWRAMQVTPAIQLKSQ, encoded by the coding sequence ATGTTCGGCTACTACTTCACCCTCGCGCTGCGCAGCTTCAAGCGCAACAAGGCGCTGACCTTCCTGATGGTGCTGGCCATCGCGCTCGGCATCGGCGCCAGCATGACCACGCTGACCGTGTTCTACGTGCTGTCGGGCGATCCGATCCCGCAGAAGAGCGACAAGCTGTTCTACCCGCGCATCGACCCGCGTTCGGCGAACGGGTTCGCACCCGGCGACGAGCCGGAGGACCAGTTCACCCGCCACGACGCCGAGCGCATGCTGCGCGACAAGAAGGGCGACCGCCAGGCCTTCATGACCGGCGGCGCCTCGTCGATCGAGACGGAGGACGGCCGGATCGAACCGTTCCGCATCGATGCGCGCTACACCACCGCCGACTTCTTCCCGATGTTCGAGGTGCCGTTCCGCTACGGCAACGGCTGGTCGGCCGCCGACGACGAATCGCGCGCGCGCGTGGCCGTCATCTCCAAGGCGCTGAACGAGAAACTGTTCGGCGGCATCAACAGCGTGGGCCGCGACATCAAGGCCTCCGGCGCGACGTTCCGCGTGATCGGCGTGCTGGACGAATGGCGTCCGGCGCCGAAGTTCTACGACATGACCCAGGACCGCTTCACCGAGGTGGAGCAGCTGTTCGTCCCGTTCTGGACGTCGCGCACGCTGAAGATGGGCACCCAGGGCAACATGAACTGCTGGGGCGATTCCAGCGCGGAAGAGGAAGGCTCGCAGGGACCGAACGCGCCGTGCTCGTGGCTGCAGTACTGGGTCGAGCTGGGCACGCCGGAGAAGGTCGAGGCCTACAAGCAGTACCTGAAGAACTACTCCGACCAGCAGCGCGCGGCCGGTCGTTTCGAGCGCCCCGCCAACGTGGACCTGCACAACGTGATGCAGTGGCTGGACAAGCAGGGCGCGGTGCCCGGCGACGTCCGCCTGCAGGTGTGGCTGGCCTTCGGCTTCCTCGCGGTGTGCCTGCTCAACACGGTGGGCCTGCTGCTGGCGAAGTTCCTGGGGCGCGCCTCGCAGATCGGCGTGCGACGTGCGCTCGGCGCCACCCGTCGCGCCATCTTCGCGCAGTGCCTGGTCGAAGCGGGCACCGTGGGGCTGGTCGGTGGCGTACTCGGTCTCGCCCTCGCCTGGCTGGGCCTGTGGGCCGTGCGTCACCAGCCCGCCGGCTACGCCGATCTCGCCCACATGGACGTGAAGATGTTGCTGGCCACGTTTGCCCTGGCGATCGTCGCCAGCCTGCTCGCCGGGATGCTGCCTGCCTGGCGCGCGATGCAGGTGACGCCCGCCATCCAGCTCAAGAGCCAGTGA
- a CDS encoding sigma-54 dependent transcriptional regulator, whose amino-acid sequence MPTILVIDDNLAVSTALEVLFSLHDIDTLHAESPAAGLAMLREHPVDLVIQDMNFSEDTTSGIEGEQLFIDLRAEWPDMPVILLTAWTHLEAAVNLVKAGAADYVAKPWDDRKLLATVNTLLELTETRRELDRRRSRERRSRHQLEQKYDLRNLVFEDPASERVIALACQVARSDLPVLITGPNGAGKEKIAEIIQANSSVKQGPFVTLNCGALPSELIEAELFGADAGAYTGANKAREGKFEAADGGTLFLDEIGNLPLTGQMKLLRVLETGRFERLGSNRERKVAVRVISATNADLPTMIRDGSFREDLYYRLNAIELALPPLAERPGDILPLAERFRPDDKPLGESARAALLRHAWPGNVRELRNVIQRAGLLAMGERIEATDLNLPRPTSVRTTIVAEPERADIEAAIARAGGVIAQAATDLGMSRQALYRRMERFGIKAT is encoded by the coding sequence ATGCCTACCATCCTCGTGATCGACGACAACCTGGCCGTCAGTACGGCACTGGAAGTCCTGTTTTCCCTGCACGACATCGACACCCTGCACGCCGAATCACCGGCGGCGGGCCTGGCGATGTTGCGCGAACATCCGGTCGACCTGGTCATCCAGGACATGAACTTCAGCGAAGACACGACGTCCGGCATCGAAGGCGAGCAGCTGTTCATCGACCTGCGCGCCGAATGGCCGGACATGCCGGTGATCCTGCTGACCGCATGGACGCATCTGGAAGCGGCGGTGAACCTGGTGAAGGCGGGCGCGGCCGATTACGTCGCCAAGCCGTGGGACGACCGCAAGCTGCTGGCCACCGTCAACACCTTGCTGGAGCTGACGGAGACCCGTCGCGAACTCGACCGCCGGCGCAGCCGCGAGCGACGCAGCCGCCACCAGCTCGAGCAGAAGTACGACCTGCGCAACCTCGTGTTCGAGGACCCGGCCAGCGAACGCGTGATCGCGCTCGCCTGCCAGGTCGCGCGCTCCGACTTGCCGGTGCTGATCACCGGGCCCAATGGTGCGGGCAAGGAGAAGATCGCCGAGATCATCCAGGCCAATTCCAGCGTGAAGCAGGGGCCGTTCGTGACGCTGAATTGCGGCGCGCTGCCGTCCGAACTGATCGAGGCGGAACTGTTCGGCGCGGATGCCGGCGCCTACACCGGCGCGAACAAGGCACGCGAGGGCAAGTTCGAAGCGGCCGACGGCGGCACGCTGTTCCTCGACGAGATCGGCAACCTGCCGCTCACCGGGCAGATGAAATTGCTGCGCGTGCTGGAGACCGGCCGCTTCGAGCGGCTGGGCTCCAATCGCGAGCGCAAGGTCGCGGTGCGCGTGATCAGCGCCACCAACGCGGACCTGCCCACGATGATCCGGGACGGCAGTTTCCGCGAGGACCTCTACTACCGGCTCAATGCCATCGAGCTCGCGCTGCCGCCGCTGGCCGAACGGCCCGGCGACATCCTGCCGCTGGCCGAGCGCTTCCGGCCCGACGACAAGCCGCTGGGCGAAAGCGCGCGCGCCGCGCTGCTGCGCCATGCCTGGCCGGGCAACGTGCGCGAGCTGCGCAATGTCATCCAGCGCGCCGGCCTGCTGGCGATGGGTGAGCGGATCGAGGCCACGGACCTCAACCTGCCCCGACCGACATCGGTGCGCACGACGATCGTCGCCGAACCGGAGCGCGCCGACATCGAGGCCGCGATCGCCCGCGCCGGCGGCGTGATCGCGCAAGCCGCCACCGACCTCGGCATGAGCCGCCAGGCGCTGTACCGGCGCATGGAACGCTTCGGCATCAAGGCCACATGA
- the glmS gene encoding glutamine--fructose-6-phosphate transaminase (isomerizing): protein MCGIVGAIADRDVVPVLIEGLKRLEYRGYDSAGIAVVDQQDVRRVRRTGRVAEMEGAAAAEGFNASLGIGHTRWATHGGVTEANAHPHISHGVALVHNGIIENHEEQRERLRALGYVFESQTDTEVIAHLMHYHLKGGDDLLAALQRTVKELTGAYALAVVSRKEPERMVCARMGCPLLIGLGEGENFIASDVSAIIQATRRVIFLEEGDTAEVTRQAVHVFDDKDQPIERDVHVSDVSLASLELGPYRHFMQKEIHEQPRAIADTIEAVIDGGFQPTLFGANAEAALKDIEGVQILACGTSYYAGMTARYWLEAIAGVPCNVEIASEYRYRAAYANPKHLIVTISQSGETLDTMEALKYAKSLGHQHTLSICNVPESAIPRASELVCYTRAGAEIGVASTKAFTTQLAALFQLTVVLGKLRGKVTPAQEADYLEQLRHLPGSVQHALNLEPQIAAWAERFAPKSDALFLGRGLHYPIALEGALKLKEISYIHAEAYPAGELKHGPLALVDADMPVVVIAPNDVLLEKVKSNMQEVRARGGELFVFTDQDSHFSESEGVHVIRTPRHVGVLSPIVHTIPVQLLAYHTALARGTDVDKPRNLAKSVTVE from the coding sequence ATGTGCGGAATTGTGGGCGCGATCGCCGATCGCGACGTGGTGCCGGTACTCATCGAAGGACTGAAGCGGCTGGAATACCGGGGCTACGATTCCGCGGGCATCGCGGTGGTCGACCAGCAGGATGTCCGTCGCGTGCGCCGCACGGGCCGCGTCGCCGAAATGGAAGGCGCCGCCGCCGCCGAGGGCTTCAACGCGAGCCTGGGCATCGGTCATACCCGCTGGGCCACCCACGGCGGCGTCACCGAAGCCAACGCGCATCCGCACATCAGCCACGGCGTGGCGCTGGTGCACAACGGCATCATCGAGAACCACGAAGAACAGCGCGAGCGCCTGCGCGCGCTGGGCTACGTGTTCGAGTCGCAGACCGACACCGAAGTCATCGCCCACCTGATGCACTACCACCTCAAGGGCGGCGACGACCTGTTGGCCGCGCTGCAGCGCACGGTGAAGGAACTGACCGGCGCTTACGCGCTGGCCGTGGTGAGCCGCAAGGAACCCGAGCGCATGGTCTGCGCCCGCATGGGCTGCCCGCTGCTGATCGGCCTGGGCGAAGGCGAGAACTTCATCGCCTCGGACGTGTCCGCGATCATCCAGGCCACGCGCCGCGTGATCTTCCTGGAAGAAGGCGATACCGCCGAAGTCACCCGCCAGGCCGTGCATGTGTTCGACGACAAGGACCAGCCGATCGAGCGCGACGTGCATGTGTCCGACGTGTCGCTGGCCTCGCTGGAGCTGGGCCCGTACCGCCACTTCATGCAGAAGGAGATCCACGAGCAGCCGCGTGCGATCGCCGACACCATCGAAGCGGTCATCGACGGCGGCTTCCAGCCCACGCTGTTCGGCGCCAATGCGGAAGCCGCATTGAAGGACATCGAAGGCGTGCAGATCCTTGCCTGCGGCACCAGCTACTACGCCGGCATGACCGCGCGTTACTGGCTCGAAGCCATCGCCGGCGTGCCGTGCAACGTCGAGATCGCCAGCGAATACCGCTATCGCGCCGCGTACGCCAATCCCAAGCACCTCATCGTCACCATCTCCCAGTCCGGCGAAACCCTGGACACGATGGAGGCACTGAAGTACGCCAAGTCGTTGGGCCACCAGCACACGCTGTCGATCTGCAACGTGCCCGAGAGCGCCATCCCGCGCGCTAGCGAGCTGGTCTGCTACACGCGCGCCGGCGCCGAGATCGGCGTGGCATCGACGAAGGCGTTCACCACCCAGCTGGCCGCCCTGTTCCAGTTGACCGTCGTGCTGGGCAAGTTGCGCGGCAAGGTCACGCCGGCGCAGGAAGCCGATTACCTGGAGCAGTTGCGCCACCTGCCGGGCAGCGTGCAGCACGCGCTGAACCTGGAGCCGCAGATCGCCGCGTGGGCCGAACGCTTCGCACCGAAGTCCGATGCGCTGTTCCTCGGCCGCGGCCTGCACTACCCGATCGCGCTGGAAGGCGCGCTCAAGCTGAAGGAAATCTCCTACATCCACGCCGAGGCCTATCCGGCCGGCGAGCTGAAGCATGGGCCCTTGGCGCTGGTGGATGCCGACATGCCGGTGGTGGTGATCGCGCCCAACGACGTGCTGCTGGAGAAGGTGAAGTCCAACATGCAGGAAGTGCGCGCGCGCGGCGGCGAGCTGTTCGTGTTCACCGACCAGGACAGCCATTTCAGCGAATCGGAAGGCGTGCACGTCATCCGCACCCCGCGCCATGTCGGCGTGCTCAGCCCCATCGTGCACACCATTCCCGTGCAGCTGCTGGCGTACCACACCGCGCTGGCGCGCGGCACCGACGTGGACAAGCCGCGCAATCTGGCGAAATCGGTGACGGTGGAGTGA